In Dryobates pubescens isolate bDryPub1 chromosome 41 unlocalized genomic scaffold, bDryPub1.pri SUPER_41_unloc_1, whole genome shotgun sequence, the DNA window tataaattaaaataaatttaaccattgaaataaaaaagagagagagagagaaagagattaAATAGTGCCCTGCATCAGCCTCAGGCTGCGGCCAGGGGCGGCcaggtgctgccagggctgcgaGCCAGGCACAGAAGGGCACcaccagactgcccaggggctggggcagaggggtccCAGTGAGGGTCTGCTGGGCCAGGAtgaccctgctgcagcacagccctggaagagagaggctgggggacagcagagagggccctccccccccagcttgtGCCCCTCTCGCAGGTGTTTTGGGAGGGGGATGagctccctggcaccccccccACGCACaccccttctccccaccagcccctcAGCGTGGCCCGTTGAGCAGGACCtccagccagcaggggcaggaggtgatgaACTGCCGCGAGTAGCAGGGCCCCCAGCCCTTGGCGAAGCTGATGCGAACGCAGTGGGGGTCGCAAGGGCCCTCGCCGGGGATGCGCCAGCCCCCCACGCCCCCTGCCCGCTCGTAGTCGAACACCTTGGCCGAATAGCCGGGCAGCACCTTGAGCACGGGCAGCTGGCGGGCACCAGGGGGCCCCATGGTGGGCGAGCTGACGAAGATGGGATGCTCGCTGCGGTTGTAAGCCCAGACCCCGCCGGGCTCgcggctcagcagcagcccccggCCGATCTTGCCCCGTGCCCGGCGGACGGCGCGGCTGCGGTGGGCGGCCggcagctgccccaggcagaaGCCGCTGCCCCGCGGCAGCTCGCTGAAGATGTTCACCGAGGCCTCGTGGACGGCGTAGAGGCGACCCACGCGGGTCCGGTGCTCCCAGTATGCCACTCTGCACCAGCAGCCGTCCTTAATGGTGCTCCAGGAGAGGCTGGtgtctggggggggagggggagagcagagaTGTGATGGCCAGGCAAAGGTACCTGCTGCTGGCCGGGGCACAGCTATGCCACACAGAGGGGCCATGGGgagaggggatggggatggtgTGGGCATAGGGGGGAGTGCCCTCcagtgcccaggcacagccagaggggccacgggggggggggggggggaaatggggatAGAGTGGGCATAGGAGGGGGTCCAGGGCAAAGGCAGCCACTGTTGCCCGGGCACAGTCATGCCACACAGACAGAGGAGCCACAGGGAGAGGTGATGAGGATGGAGTGGGCACAGGTGGGGGTCCATGCCCCCAAGTTCATGCAGGGGCCAGTGGAGCAGACAGACAGGCAGAtggacacagggctccaggGATGTCTGAGCGCAGGCTTTGGCACGGGACATGAGCTAAGGGAGCTGCTGCACGTAGAGCCAGGCCATCTCCGGTCACCGTCCCTGGGGACCACGGTGAAGGGGGGACCCCAGGCTCAGGGAAGGTGGAGCCCTGGCGGCCTggtggccagcagccaggctggagccgCGGCTGTGTGCGTCAAGGCACATTGTGTGTGTCCCCGTGGGCAGCGCTTCCTCCGGCGGGGAGCCCGGCGCCGCCAAAAATAACAGAGGctggagggggcggggggggggggtcgggcCCAGGCTGGTCCCCCGGCAGGAACCCCTCGTCCCGCGCGGGGGCCGTTCCTCCCACCGGGAACGGCTGCCGGCTTCGCTCCCCAGTTTTCAGGCTCTGCATCCCACGCCTCGGCCCTGACCAGAGGCGGGCTGGGGGCAAGAGCTTGCCTGGGGGTGTCAGCCCTGCTTTGGTGCCCCCCCTGCTCACCGGGataggggagctgagcagcccccagcacggcGGGACCCTCTTACCGTGCCAGTCCCCACCATTGCAGCTGAACTCCAGGGGCTGGGTGCCGGGGTGCTGGGGCACATCTGGCCAGAAAGGACCGCAGGACACCTTGGAGTAGGGGGGCGGCGGGGTCTCTGTTGCGGGGAGAGAGCGGGGTGAGGGGCTTAGGATGCGCATCCTTGTCCCCCGCAGAACGCTGACCCGACCCCGGGGGCCAGAAGTCAAGAGGGGGAGCGGGTCGAGAAGGGGCTCCGGTGGAGCTCCG includes these proteins:
- the LOC128899593 gene encoding mothers against decapentaplegic homolog 6-like, whose translation is MFRSRRAGLVRRLWRQRCAAAGPEEGPGALKPAAHALFKKLKDEELELLVQAVESRGACESGCVWAPRGAKQALPPQVLLCRLYRWPDLRQPHELKPLCYCAGGRGGCGDLAALCCNPHHFSRLAVPETPPPPYSKVSCGPFWPDVPQHPGTQPLEFSCNGGDWHDTSLSWSTIKDGCWCRVAYWEHRTRVGRLYAVHEASVNIFSELPRGSGFCLGQLPAAHRSRAVRRARGKIGRGLLLSREPGGVWAYNRSEHPIFVSSPTMGPPGARQLPVLKVLPGYSAKVFDYERAGGVGGWRIPGEGPCDPHCVRISFAKGWGPCYSRQFITSCPCWLEVLLNGPR